A stretch of Deltaproteobacteria bacterium DNA encodes these proteins:
- a CDS encoding HAD-IB family phosphatase codes for MPYRREPNMKGFKVVVFDLDGTLTTERSIWQHIHRVLGTWEGHAEHFQRLFLAGSISYEEFCRRDAMVWKGMRADDLRAIADSVPYHAGVFELRDFLRAKGLRLAGISSGLSILSTRVERELGLDFSVANDLLVEKGVLTGEVRIKVAHDGKRTWMEEVMRRFGVQGREIVAVGDSRGDLGMFSLSGFRVSFNSSSPELVREADLVVESADLADLIPRLPL; via the coding sequence ATGCCGTATCGGCGAGAACCGAATATGAAGGGGTTCAAGGTCGTTGTTTTCGACCTGGACGGGACGCTGACCACCGAGAGGAGCATCTGGCAGCATATTCACAGGGTGCTGGGTACTTGGGAGGGTCACGCCGAGCATTTCCAGAGGCTTTTTCTTGCGGGGAGTATCTCTTACGAGGAGTTCTGCAGGCGGGACGCCATGGTGTGGAAGGGCATGAGGGCCGATGACTTGAGGGCAATCGCAGACTCGGTTCCCTACCATGCGGGGGTGTTTGAGCTTCGGGACTTTCTCAGGGCCAAGGGGTTGCGGCTGGCAGGGATCTCGTCAGGCCTCTCGATACTTTCCACGAGGGTGGAGCGGGAACTGGGCCTCGATTTTTCGGTGGCCAACGACCTCCTCGTAGAGAAAGGGGTCCTAACAGGGGAGGTGAGGATCAAGGTCGCCCATGACGGCAAACGGACCTGGATGGAAGAGGTGATGAGGAGGTTCGGTGTCCAAGGCAGAGAGATTGTCGCCGTGGGGGACAGCCGGGGTGATCTCGGGATGTTTTCGCTGTCGGGCTTCCGGGTCTCCTTCAATTCCTCTTCTCCGGAGCTCGTAAGGGAGGCCGACCTGGTTGTGGAGAGTGCAGATCTGGCCGATCTTATCCCGAGGCTGCCGTTGTGA
- a CDS encoding sugar ABC transporter permease, with protein sequence MNVADRSLRRLTEWRSAKGFRVRTQLKPYLLLLPAFFFLTMFTYYPMVKVLRQSMFTKPHGERAEIFVGAGNYARMFRDMAFQKAMKNNGLYALGTVVPSIVLALALALLLNRSNRFNNFIRSLFFFPTLIPLVAAAGLWWFFFFPGYGLLDYYLAKLGFSETHWLGDSDIALYSLMLLTVWKNAGYYMVFFLAGLQGIPQDVTEAAVIEGANWWQQLRYVTLPLLRPTTAFVLVIAFMQMLSNVDHVIVMTKGGPQNSTNLLLFYIYQNLNEFYDVGKASAATVLNVVILLAVSIVGLRVLERGIHYEI encoded by the coding sequence ATGAATGTAGCCGATAGATCGCTTCGGAGACTGACCGAATGGAGGTCGGCAAAAGGGTTTCGTGTTCGGACGCAACTCAAGCCCTACCTGCTCCTGCTGCCCGCCTTTTTCTTCCTGACGATGTTTACCTACTATCCCATGGTCAAGGTTTTGCGGCAATCCATGTTCACCAAGCCCCATGGAGAAAGGGCTGAGATCTTCGTCGGTGCCGGCAACTATGCCCGAATGTTCCGTGATATGGCATTTCAAAAGGCCATGAAAAACAATGGCCTTTACGCCCTTGGCACGGTCGTGCCCAGCATCGTCCTGGCCTTGGCATTGGCGCTGTTGTTGAACAGGTCGAACCGGTTCAACAACTTTATCCGTTCCCTCTTTTTCTTCCCAACCCTCATTCCGCTTGTTGCAGCGGCAGGCCTTTGGTGGTTTTTCTTTTTTCCCGGTTACGGCTTGCTGGACTATTATCTGGCCAAACTCGGCTTTAGCGAGACCCACTGGCTGGGTGATTCCGATATCGCCCTCTATTCGCTGATGCTCCTCACGGTGTGGAAGAACGCCGGGTACTACATGGTGTTTTTTCTTGCCGGATTGCAGGGGATCCCGCAGGACGTGACCGAAGCGGCGGTGATCGAAGGGGCGAATTGGTGGCAGCAGCTCCGCTATGTCACTCTGCCCCTTCTCAGGCCGACCACCGCCTTTGTCCTGGTTATCGCCTTCATGCAGATGCTCAGTAACGTGGACCACGTGATCGTCATGACCAAAGGAGGGCCCCAGAACTCGACCAATCTCCTGCTCTTCTATATCTACCAGAATCTGAACGAGTTCTACGACGTAGGCAAAGCTTCTGCGGCCACGGTTTTGAACGTGGTGATCCTTCTGGCCGTCTCCATCGTGGGATTGCGTGTGCTCGAACGAGGGATCCATTATGAAATCTAG